The Methylomarinum vadi genome has a window encoding:
- the lysS gene encoding lysine--tRNA ligase: MSEIELDEQEQIKQRRSKLNTLRENGIAFPTDFRRNVVSGELLAEYGEKSNEELEQEPIRVKLAGRMMTRRIMGKASFCHIQDMSGKIQLYVTRDALPEGFYNEQFKKWDIGDIIGAEGTLFKTKMGELTVRVDDIRLLTKALRPLPEKFHGIADQEIKYRQRYLDLIMSDESRKTFLMRSKIVTYIREFLIARSFLEVETPMMQMIPGGATARPFTTHHNALDMGLYLRIAPELYLKRLVVGGFERVFELNRNFRNEGLSTRHNPEFTMLEFYQAYAEYTDLMDLTEEMLRGLAQDIVGQTVIEYQGEQYDFGKPFDRMTVLESILHFNPELTEDDLATREAAVKVAEKLNIPVKDNYGLGKVQIEIFEKTVEHRLMNPTFITSYPVEVSPLARRNDEDPHVTDRFEFFVGGREIANGFTELNDAEDQAERFRKQVEEKEAGDDEAMHFDADYITALEHGMPPTAGEGIGIDRLVMLLTNSPSIRDVLLFPHMRPKS, encoded by the coding sequence ATGTCAGAAATCGAATTAGACGAACAGGAACAGATCAAGCAACGACGCAGCAAGCTCAACACCCTGCGGGAAAATGGCATCGCCTTTCCAACCGATTTTCGCCGCAATGTCGTCAGCGGTGAATTGCTGGCGGAATATGGCGAAAAAAGCAACGAAGAACTCGAGCAGGAGCCGATTCGGGTGAAACTGGCCGGCCGCATGATGACGCGCCGAATCATGGGTAAGGCCAGCTTCTGCCATATCCAGGACATGTCCGGCAAGATACAACTGTATGTGACCCGCGATGCGCTGCCGGAAGGCTTTTATAACGAACAGTTCAAGAAATGGGATATCGGCGATATCATCGGCGCTGAAGGCACGCTGTTCAAGACCAAGATGGGCGAGCTTACCGTTCGGGTCGACGATATCCGCTTGCTGACCAAGGCCTTGCGTCCGCTGCCGGAAAAATTCCACGGCATCGCCGATCAGGAAATCAAATACCGCCAGCGTTATCTGGACCTGATCATGAGCGACGAGTCGCGCAAGACTTTCCTGATGCGTTCCAAAATCGTCACTTATATTCGCGAATTTTTGATTGCGCGCAGCTTTTTGGAAGTCGAAACGCCGATGATGCAAATGATCCCCGGCGGCGCGACAGCCAGACCGTTCACGACGCATCACAATGCGTTGGACATGGGCTTGTATTTGCGCATCGCGCCGGAGTTGTATTTGAAACGGCTGGTGGTCGGCGGTTTCGAGCGGGTATTCGAATTGAACCGCAACTTCCGTAACGAAGGGCTGTCGACCCGGCATAACCCGGAATTCACGATGCTGGAATTTTATCAGGCCTATGCCGAATATACCGATCTGATGGATTTGACCGAGGAAATGCTGCGCGGCCTGGCGCAGGACATCGTCGGACAGACCGTGATCGAATACCAGGGCGAGCAGTATGATTTCGGCAAGCCTTTCGACCGCATGACGGTATTGGAGTCGATACTGCATTTCAATCCGGAATTGACCGAGGACGATCTCGCGACCCGGGAGGCGGCGGTCAAGGTGGCCGAGAAACTGAACATCCCGGTCAAGGACAATTATGGGCTGGGTAAGGTGCAGATCGAAATTTTCGAGAAAACGGTCGAGCACCGCCTGATGAATCCGACCTTTATTACTTCCTATCCGGTGGAAGTTTCGCCCTTGGCCAGACGCAACGATGAGGATCCGCACGTGACCGATCGGTTCGAATTCTTCGTCGGCGGACGCGAAATCGCCAACGGTTTTACCGAGTTGAACGACGCCGAGGATCAGGCGGAGCGTTTTCGCAAGCAGGTCGAGGAGAAAGAAGCCGGCGACGATGAGGCGATGCATTTCGATGCCGATTACATTACCGCGCTGGAACACGGTATGCCGCCGACGGCGGGCGAGGGCATCGGTATCGACCGGCTGGTGATGTTGCTCACCAACTCGCCAAGTATTCGCGACGTGTTGTTGTTCCCGCATATGCGGCCGAAGAGTTGA
- the lgt gene encoding prolipoprotein diacylglyceryl transferase: protein MSYFVWDIDPVLLSLGPLQIRWYGLMFAAAFMTSYAFMAWIYKRERKNVEELDRMLWYLAIGTVVGARLGHCLFYDPDYYFSHPLKFFAIWEGGLASHGAYIGVLISLYLYQLKTDDSYLWLLDRVAVSCILGASLVRIGNFFNSEILGLPTDVPWAIIFARVDSVPRHPVQLYESAGYVLVFAVLLVAYRKTADKPIKGFLTGLFTALVFLVRFFLEFVKTRQESYSHDFWMTTGQLLSIPFFLVGVFFIVWSLRRYRMNSAL from the coding sequence ATGAGTTACTTTGTTTGGGATATCGATCCGGTACTTTTGTCCTTGGGCCCGTTGCAGATACGCTGGTACGGGCTAATGTTCGCCGCTGCTTTCATGACCAGTTACGCTTTCATGGCTTGGATTTATAAGCGCGAACGCAAGAACGTCGAGGAACTGGACAGGATGTTGTGGTATTTGGCGATCGGCACCGTGGTCGGAGCCCGTTTAGGGCATTGCCTGTTTTATGATCCTGACTATTATTTCAGCCATCCATTGAAGTTTTTCGCCATCTGGGAAGGGGGGCTGGCCAGTCACGGCGCTTATATCGGGGTATTGATCAGTCTTTATTTATATCAACTGAAAACCGACGACAGCTATCTTTGGTTGTTGGATCGGGTCGCCGTGTCTTGTATTCTCGGCGCCAGTCTGGTCAGGATAGGTAATTTTTTTAATTCGGAAATTTTAGGTTTGCCCACCGATGTGCCGTGGGCGATAATTTTTGCCCGGGTCGATTCCGTACCCCGGCATCCGGTACAGCTCTATGAATCGGCCGGCTATGTTCTGGTTTTCGCCGTTTTGCTGGTGGCTTATAGAAAAACGGCGGATAAACCGATTAAAGGTTTTCTGACCGGTTTGTTCACGGCTTTAGTGTTCCTGGTGCGGTTTTTTCTGGAATTCGTCAAAACACGGCAGGAATCTTATAGCCATGATTTTTGGATGACGACCGGTCAATTGCTGAGCATCCCTTTCTTTTTGGTCGGCGTGTTTTTCATCGTTTGGTCATTGCGCCGATATCGGATGAATTCAGCCCTGTAA
- a CDS encoding tetratricopeptide repeat protein: MSDNTSTGSRAVNNLEQQALAQANAGHYKEAIALYKKLLQQGDNDAWYRQLAHCYLQRAKSFAARGMIQEALALWESYTQYAQPPYQDYDHYMLWLILSGNQSKTETALRQLTAQQLDKDYPKLSAVLGLLILARHPQWHECLPQDSALYAHLVIAQEALKAEDMKSVREAMQALPYRSALRDLRALINACHKASHSLAEIPPSLDKIPPQSPYAAVAALIRLCTLSGAQLAEEMSKLSSHQRRLIGAILALDKQRQKLVDTLSMQQGRLSDKIKFNLAIQFQSLFGIELAQRFCIVLLNDYPAGLKEYKKNFGALDEFENHRLKALRLEQQHRYQEAEFHWRQYIQQLTHQDGDNAVKIALILRHLAKHQEDSEQTTQLLSESLDYDPDDKDSLLQILRFYGQSNETAGPYKQWLQQAEAKFPQDVELLTLVVESAIRNQTYKKAVQYARKILQIDPLNSFAKKTVLSGHLNHARKQLKSKKYQLAAKEIQQAEALRAGKNQNPQAQLLRALLTFASEDKAQGLKLLQDTLATMHRDPLNMHFQAATEALICGLPVATLLRALPPATDYLLSKTQLSHLLQQLSEYGLESGRQELLCKALDKIKAPLKKSLTHLAKEDTLLLSLCETLYQLEHFELMRHCVKSVAISRKKPIWIYYQVYAETGGDPARCNYTQLHSLRLNHELAIQDKDQRARVLIEQYLDRYDEAHRMPAMDQLYDLIEQNMADDPIEQLFAHVPESIMIKIDQKLEKLLTKISPERLFRDLSKSVGNDSNVLVAIMNNPDLFTALMMLRAADELGFDVNISVADVLDYFDAQQSSTPSFPFPF; the protein is encoded by the coding sequence ATGTCAGACAATACTTCCACCGGCTCCAGAGCGGTCAACAACTTGGAACAACAGGCCCTGGCCCAGGCCAATGCCGGGCATTACAAGGAAGCCATCGCTTTATATAAAAAACTCCTGCAACAAGGAGATAACGACGCGTGGTATCGGCAGTTGGCGCATTGCTACCTGCAAAGAGCGAAAAGTTTTGCCGCCCGAGGGATGATCCAAGAGGCTCTGGCGCTTTGGGAGAGTTATACCCAATATGCGCAACCGCCTTATCAGGATTACGACCATTATATGCTCTGGTTAATCCTGTCCGGCAACCAGAGTAAAACCGAAACGGCCCTGAGGCAACTGACCGCTCAACAACTGGATAAGGATTATCCCAAGCTTTCCGCTGTCTTGGGATTGCTGATTCTGGCCCGCCATCCGCAATGGCATGAATGTTTACCACAAGATTCGGCCTTGTACGCTCATCTCGTTATTGCCCAAGAAGCACTGAAGGCAGAAGATATGAAGAGTGTCCGCGAAGCGATGCAAGCCCTGCCTTATCGTTCCGCCTTGCGCGATTTGCGCGCCTTGATCAACGCTTGCCATAAGGCGTCGCATTCGTTGGCCGAGATCCCGCCATCACTCGACAAAATTCCGCCGCAGTCGCCTTACGCCGCAGTCGCCGCACTCATTCGTCTCTGCACCTTGAGCGGCGCCCAATTGGCCGAAGAAATGAGCAAACTAAGCTCGCATCAGCGCCGGCTTATTGGTGCGATCCTCGCCCTGGACAAACAACGACAGAAACTGGTCGACACCTTAAGCATGCAGCAGGGAAGGCTGTCCGACAAGATAAAATTCAATCTGGCCATTCAGTTTCAATCCCTGTTCGGGATCGAATTGGCGCAACGTTTTTGCATTGTGCTGCTAAACGACTATCCGGCAGGCTTGAAAGAATACAAGAAAAACTTCGGCGCCCTCGATGAATTCGAAAACCATCGCCTCAAGGCATTGCGCCTCGAACAACAGCATCGTTACCAGGAAGCCGAATTTCACTGGCGCCAATATATCCAGCAGCTAACCCATCAGGACGGCGACAACGCCGTAAAAATTGCCTTGATTCTGCGCCATCTGGCCAAACACCAGGAGGACTCCGAGCAAACCACGCAATTGCTGAGTGAAAGCCTGGACTACGACCCGGACGACAAGGACAGCCTGCTGCAAATCCTTCGCTTTTACGGACAATCCAACGAAACCGCCGGCCCCTATAAACAATGGCTGCAGCAAGCCGAAGCCAAGTTTCCGCAGGATGTCGAACTGTTAACACTTGTCGTCGAATCCGCTATCCGCAACCAAACTTATAAAAAGGCCGTGCAATATGCCAGGAAAATATTGCAAATCGATCCCTTAAATAGCTTCGCCAAAAAAACCGTACTTTCGGGACACTTGAATCACGCCCGCAAGCAACTGAAAAGCAAGAAATACCAACTCGCCGCAAAAGAAATTCAACAAGCCGAAGCACTTAGGGCCGGCAAGAATCAAAACCCGCAAGCACAATTATTGCGCGCCCTGCTCACCTTCGCTTCCGAAGATAAAGCACAAGGCTTGAAACTGTTGCAGGATACTCTGGCAACAATGCATCGCGACCCACTCAATATGCATTTTCAGGCCGCCACCGAAGCCCTAATATGCGGCCTGCCGGTTGCAACACTGCTGAGAGCATTGCCGCCGGCGACCGATTATCTTCTCTCGAAAACGCAATTGAGCCATTTGCTGCAACAATTGAGCGAATATGGCTTAGAATCAGGCCGACAGGAGTTGCTTTGCAAAGCGCTCGATAAAATCAAGGCCCCGCTGAAAAAATCGTTGACGCATTTGGCTAAGGAAGACACCCTGTTATTAAGCCTATGTGAAACCCTGTACCAACTCGAGCATTTCGAATTGATGCGGCATTGCGTCAAAAGCGTAGCAATTTCGCGGAAAAAGCCGATCTGGATTTATTACCAAGTCTATGCCGAAACCGGCGGAGATCCGGCACGCTGTAATTATACTCAATTACACAGCTTGAGACTTAACCACGAACTGGCCATCCAGGATAAAGACCAGCGCGCTCGGGTGCTTATCGAGCAATATCTCGATCGCTATGACGAAGCGCACAGAATGCCGGCCATGGACCAGCTGTATGATTTAATAGAACAAAACATGGCGGATGACCCTATCGAGCAGTTGTTTGCCCATGTACCGGAAAGCATTATGATAAAGATCGACCAAAAACTGGAAAAATTACTGACAAAAATTTCCCCGGAACGGTTGTTTAGAGACCTGAGCAAATCGGTCGGCAATGACAGCAATGTCCTGGTAGCCATCATGAACAATCCGGATTTATTCACCGCCCTGATGATGCTCAGGGCAGCCGATGAACTCGGCTTCGATGTGAATATCAGCGTGGCGGACGTGCTGGATTATTTCGACGCGCAACAATCCTCTACCCCTTCTTTTCCGTTTCCGTTTTGA
- a CDS encoding Hsp70 family protein has product MNDIIIGIDLGTTNSEVAIVEQGKARVIAAGGNKILPSFVGIDDNGEVIVGETARNQYLVYPERTVKSIKRLMGQDTHVKLAGQSFTPQEISAIILKRLKAAAEQDLGHSVNKAVITVPAYFSDAQRQATREAGEIAGLEVVRMINEPTAAALAYGAGQQEAKRMLVYDLGGGTFDVSVVNIESGVVEVLASHGDNHLGGDDFDEQIVDFLLTHLREHHQADASGDSKAMARITRAAEQAKLQLSDQPYTRIEEEHLLQHQGSTIHLSVELSRMAYEEMIEDYINATLDAVHIALKGAKLTASNIDEIILVGGSTRTPCIRERLFNEFGFEPHGEVDPDLCVALGAATQAAMVAGQQVDTVLVDVTPYTYGTSAIGTLNGQYYPFMFVPVIHKNSALPIRKTEAFMTSYDGQEKVEIAIYQGEDPDALNNIEIGEFEVSGLRDVKAGNIITLTLDLDLNGILHVSAQEKATGLEKSITIKNALSRLEGATLDKAKQRITSLFGQLESDPEKFKEKSAAEPEPTAPEIIGAHELIAKAESLFDQVSAEDKEDMIDLIETISNCIDTGDIEGLEEPVEQLNDIIYYLES; this is encoded by the coding sequence ATGAATGACATCATTATCGGTATCGATTTAGGTACCACCAACTCGGAAGTCGCTATCGTCGAACAAGGCAAGGCTCGCGTTATTGCCGCTGGCGGCAACAAAATCCTGCCATCGTTCGTCGGCATCGACGATAACGGCGAGGTCATTGTCGGCGAAACCGCCAGAAACCAGTATCTCGTCTATCCGGAACGCACCGTCAAATCGATCAAACGCCTGATGGGGCAGGACACCCATGTCAAGCTGGCCGGCCAGTCTTTCACGCCGCAGGAAATCTCCGCGATCATCCTGAAACGCCTGAAGGCCGCCGCCGAACAAGATTTAGGCCACTCGGTCAATAAGGCGGTCATCACCGTGCCGGCCTATTTCTCCGACGCCCAGCGCCAGGCCACCCGTGAGGCCGGGGAAATCGCCGGACTGGAAGTCGTGCGCATGATCAACGAACCCACCGCGGCCGCCCTCGCCTATGGGGCCGGCCAGCAAGAAGCCAAGCGCATGCTGGTGTATGACCTGGGCGGCGGCACCTTCGACGTTTCCGTGGTCAACATCGAGTCCGGCGTGGTCGAGGTATTGGCCAGTCATGGGGACAATCATCTGGGCGGCGACGATTTCGATGAACAAATCGTCGATTTCCTGCTCACTCATCTACGGGAACACCACCAGGCCGATGCCAGCGGCGACAGCAAGGCGATGGCGCGCATTACCCGGGCGGCGGAACAGGCTAAATTACAACTGTCCGACCAACCTTACACGCGTATAGAGGAAGAACACCTATTGCAACATCAAGGCTCAACCATTCATTTGTCGGTCGAACTGTCCCGCATGGCATACGAGGAGATGATCGAGGATTATATCAACGCCACTCTGGATGCCGTGCATATCGCCCTGAAAGGCGCCAAATTGACCGCCTCGAACATCGACGAGATCATTTTGGTCGGCGGTTCGACCCGCACACCGTGCATCCGCGAACGTCTGTTCAACGAATTCGGCTTCGAGCCGCATGGCGAAGTGGACCCCGATCTGTGCGTAGCGCTCGGCGCTGCCACCCAAGCCGCCATGGTCGCAGGCCAGCAAGTCGATACCGTACTAGTCGACGTGACGCCTTATACTTACGGCACCAGCGCGATCGGCACATTGAACGGACAATATTACCCCTTCATGTTCGTGCCGGTCATCCACAAGAACAGCGCCCTGCCGATCCGCAAGACCGAAGCGTTCATGACCAGTTATGACGGCCAAGAAAAAGTCGAGATCGCGATTTATCAGGGCGAAGATCCCGACGCGCTGAACAACATCGAGATCGGCGAGTTTGAGGTCTCAGGGTTGCGTGACGTCAAGGCCGGCAACATCATCACATTGACACTGGATCTCGATCTAAATGGCATTCTGCATGTGTCGGCACAGGAAAAAGCCACCGGGCTGGAAAAGTCGATCACGATCAAAAACGCCCTGTCCCGTCTGGAAGGCGCAACCCTCGACAAGGCCAAACAACGTATCACTTCTTTGTTCGGCCAACTGGAATCGGACCCCGAGAAATTTAAGGAAAAATCGGCCGCCGAACCCGAACCGACCGCGCCGGAAATCATCGGCGCGCACGAGTTGATCGCCAAAGCCGAAAGCTTGTTCGACCAGGTTTCGGCGGAAGACAAGGAAGATATGATCGATCTGATCGAAACCATCAGCAATTGTATCGATACCGGCGATATCGAAGGACTGGAAGAACCGGTCGAACAGTTGAACGATATCATCTATTATCTGGAATCGTGA
- a CDS encoding flavin reductase family protein — MAVNEQEFKSALKLWASGVTVVTSKTEQHGIKGMTATSFSSVSLEPPLILVCINQAADTGEVMLEGKHFAVNILNAEQQEVSNQFAGGSSQEERFANVAWHEGVLGSPILDDALASIECKVVQQVLAGSHWVVIGEVEKVACRDGDPLLYYNSGYRTLTA; from the coding sequence ATGGCAGTTAACGAACAAGAATTTAAGAGTGCACTGAAATTATGGGCCAGTGGCGTGACCGTAGTGACTTCCAAGACCGAACAACACGGTATCAAGGGAATGACGGCCACGTCGTTCAGCAGCGTTTCTCTGGAACCGCCATTGATTCTGGTTTGTATCAATCAAGCCGCGGATACCGGGGAAGTGATGTTGGAAGGCAAGCATTTTGCCGTAAATATTCTGAATGCCGAGCAACAAGAGGTCTCCAATCAATTCGCCGGCGGCAGCAGCCAAGAGGAGCGTTTCGCCAACGTGGCATGGCATGAAGGCGTTTTAGGTTCCCCCATATTGGACGATGCGCTGGCTTCCATCGAATGTAAGGTGGTACAGCAGGTTTTGGCGGGGAGCCATTGGGTTGTAATCGGCGAGGTGGAAAAAGTGGCCTGCCGCGATGGTGATCCTTTGCTCTATTACAATTCAGGATATCGAACACTGACGGCGTGA
- the grpE gene encoding nucleotide exchange factor GrpE, whose translation MTTDAQKNDLLEQFQNYLEQSRLDEENSQPAAVDLAMLLGEMATLKTEVKAESRQFKNTLDTLGSSLDTLQNDNAALAKELTRHDDRLRQQQQEITRTMLLEFVDIYDRLTAGLHILQGYCPVKKLFKRSRDKDIHFIQRFHEGQQMTLNRFERLLLNYHIRPIDCVGKALDPHTMTAIATGHDPEFGNGVVLEELRKGFLFHDQVLRLAEVKVNKIQSPVTSL comes from the coding sequence ATGACCACTGACGCACAAAAAAACGACTTGCTCGAGCAATTCCAGAACTATCTGGAGCAAAGCAGACTCGATGAGGAAAACAGTCAGCCTGCTGCCGTCGATCTGGCGATGTTACTAGGAGAAATGGCGACGCTAAAAACGGAAGTAAAAGCCGAGTCCAGACAGTTCAAAAACACTTTGGATACGCTCGGTTCGTCGTTGGACACACTGCAAAACGACAATGCCGCGCTGGCCAAAGAACTCACTCGGCACGACGACCGCCTGCGCCAGCAGCAACAGGAAATTACCCGTACCATGCTGCTGGAGTTCGTCGATATCTACGACCGCCTGACTGCCGGGCTGCACATATTACAAGGCTACTGCCCCGTCAAAAAACTCTTCAAGCGCTCCAGAGACAAGGACATTCACTTCATCCAACGTTTTCACGAGGGACAGCAGATGACGCTCAACCGCTTCGAACGATTATTGCTCAATTACCACATCCGACCGATCGATTGCGTCGGCAAGGCGCTAGACCCCCATACGATGACGGCCATAGCCACGGGACATGATCCCGAATTCGGCAACGGTGTCGTCCTGGAAGAGCTACGCAAAGGCTTTCTGTTTCACGATCAGGTTTTGCGGCTGGCGGAAGTCAAAGTCAACAAAATTCAATCCCCGGTAACTTCATTATGA
- the prfB gene encoding peptide chain release factor 2, translating into MQEINPIKHQIVDLEERVVALKNYLDFAAKSERLVEVLRELEDPSVWNNPEQAQALGRERGSLEAVVDTINELDQGLADAEELLSMAVEENDEETVDTVANDLNGFEGKVEELEFRRMFSGEMDANNAFLDIQAGSGGTEAQDWASMIERMYLRWGERKGFKTELIEESPGDVAGIKSATIKFEGEYAFGWLRTETGVHRLVRKSPFDSGNRRHTSFAAVFVSPEIDDDIEIDINPADLRIDVYRASGAGGQHVNRTESAVRITHNPTGIVVQCQNDRSQHKNKDTAMKQLKAKLYELEMMKRSESQQAVEDSKSDIGWGSQIRSYVLDQSRIKDLRTSVETGNTQAVLDGDLDQFIEASLKSGL; encoded by the coding sequence ATGCAAGAAATTAATCCGATTAAACACCAGATCGTCGACCTGGAAGAACGGGTCGTGGCGCTGAAAAATTATCTGGATTTTGCCGCCAAAAGCGAGCGCCTGGTCGAAGTGCTCAGAGAACTGGAAGACCCGTCCGTCTGGAATAACCCGGAACAGGCGCAGGCCTTGGGCAGGGAACGCGGTTCACTGGAAGCCGTGGTCGATACCATCAATGAATTGGATCAGGGCCTGGCCGATGCCGAGGAATTGTTGTCGATGGCGGTCGAGGAAAATGATGAAGAGACCGTCGACACCGTCGCCAATGATTTGAACGGCTTCGAGGGGAAAGTCGAGGAATTGGAGTTTCGGCGCATGTTCTCGGGCGAAATGGATGCCAATAACGCCTTCCTCGATATACAAGCGGGTTCCGGCGGAACCGAAGCGCAAGATTGGGCATCGATGATCGAACGCATGTATCTGCGTTGGGGCGAGCGCAAGGGCTTCAAGACCGAATTGATCGAGGAGTCGCCGGGCGACGTGGCCGGCATCAAAAGCGCCACGATCAAGTTCGAGGGCGAATATGCCTTCGGCTGGCTGCGCACCGAAACCGGCGTGCACCGCCTGGTCAGAAAATCGCCGTTCGATTCCGGCAACCGCCGCCATACGTCGTTTGCCGCGGTGTTCGTGTCGCCGGAAATCGATGACGATATCGAAATCGATATCAATCCGGCCGATCTGCGCATCGACGTCTACCGGGCCAGCGGCGCCGGCGGCCAGCACGTCAACCGGACCGAGTCGGCGGTCAGGATTACCCACAATCCGACCGGTATCGTCGTGCAATGCCAGAACGACCGCTCCCAGCACAAAAACAAGGATACGGCGATGAAGCAATTGAAAGCCAAGCTGTACGAGCTGGAGATGATGAAGCGTAGCGAAAGCCAGCAGGCGGTCGAGGATTCAAAGTCCGATATCGGCTGGGGCAGCCAGATTCGCTCTTATGTGTTGGACCAATCGCGGATCAAGGACTTGCGCACCAGTGTCGAAACCGGTAACACCCAAGCCGTGCTGGACGGCGACCTGGACCAATTCATCGAAGCCAGTTTAAAAAGCGGTCTTTAA
- a CDS encoding lysophospholipid acyltransferase family protein has translation MINAEKILRETYPDLKIGKDNKVVLKVVKKLLHEDDFNEVIANNQHLRGFAFLDKLLEHFQFSYQVSPESYNNIPAEGRLIVVANHPIGTLDGLALIKLIRSVRPDVRIVANQVLSHMEPLKSVFLPVNILSEKKLHKQAYKAMLQALENEEAVILFPAGEVSRITPKGVRDGKWKSGFVKLAKKAKCPVLPIHIKAGNSALFYAASTLYKPMGTMLLVQEMFNKKQQELKFKVGAPVPYRAFTDSPESNKELSQRFRKHVMHLGKKGKKPLFDTIATVAHPVDSKALKKALYQSRLLGETKDGKKIFLYEYRDDCPVMQEIARLRELTFRSVEEGTGQPRDLDKYDVYYSHLVLWDDNDLEIVGSYRIGEGHKIMAALGVEGFYTNTLFDLNSEFQALLPHSIELGRSFVQPRYWGQRSLDYLWYGIGAYLREQPQIKYLFGPVSISNAYPQPAKEVIISFYQKQFGSEQQLAKARTPFVVSEQTRQFAAAEFGADYKASYKILNSELKKLGVKVPTLYKQYVELCTDKGCHFIDFNIDPDFNNCIDSLIMVELDKITEKKRQRYIERDLAA, from the coding sequence ATGATCAATGCCGAAAAAATTCTCAGAGAAACCTACCCCGACCTGAAAATCGGCAAAGACAACAAAGTGGTGCTGAAAGTCGTCAAGAAATTGCTGCATGAAGACGACTTCAACGAGGTCATCGCCAACAACCAGCATCTGCGGGGCTTCGCTTTTCTGGATAAATTGCTTGAACATTTCCAGTTCAGCTATCAGGTCAGCCCTGAATCCTACAACAACATTCCCGCGGAAGGCCGTCTGATCGTCGTCGCCAACCACCCCATCGGCACGTTGGACGGCCTGGCACTGATCAAACTCATCCGCTCGGTACGACCGGATGTGCGCATCGTCGCCAATCAGGTTTTATCGCACATGGAACCGTTGAAGTCGGTCTTCCTGCCGGTCAACATCTTGTCGGAGAAGAAATTGCACAAGCAGGCCTATAAGGCGATGCTGCAGGCGCTGGAAAACGAGGAAGCGGTAATATTGTTCCCGGCCGGCGAAGTATCCCGTATCACGCCGAAAGGCGTGCGCGACGGCAAATGGAAAAGCGGCTTCGTCAAACTGGCCAAGAAAGCCAAATGCCCGGTGCTGCCGATTCATATCAAGGCAGGCAATTCCGCGCTGTTTTATGCCGCATCGACTCTTTACAAACCGATGGGCACGATGCTGCTGGTGCAGGAAATGTTCAATAAGAAACAGCAGGAACTCAAATTCAAAGTCGGCGCGCCGGTGCCTTACCGTGCCTTTACCGATAGCCCCGAATCCAACAAGGAGCTGAGCCAGCGCTTCCGCAAGCATGTCATGCATCTGGGCAAAAAAGGCAAGAAACCGTTGTTCGACACCATCGCCACGGTCGCCCACCCGGTCGACAGCAAAGCCTTGAAGAAAGCGTTATATCAATCTCGCCTGCTAGGCGAAACCAAGGACGGCAAAAAGATTTTCCTCTACGAATATCGCGACGACTGCCCAGTCATGCAGGAAATCGCCCGCCTGCGCGAATTGACCTTCCGCAGTGTCGAGGAAGGCACCGGCCAACCTCGGGACTTGGATAAATACGACGTTTATTACAGCCATCTGGTGTTGTGGGACGACAACGATCTGGAAATCGTCGGTTCTTACCGCATCGGCGAAGGCCACAAAATCATGGCCGCGTTGGGCGTGGAGGGCTTTTACACCAATACGTTATTCGACCTGAACAGCGAATTCCAGGCCCTGCTGCCGCATAGCATCGAACTGGGTCGCAGTTTCGTGCAGCCGCGTTATTGGGGGCAACGCAGCCTCGATTACCTGTGGTACGGCATCGGCGCCTATTTGCGCGAACAGCCGCAGATCAAATATTTATTCGGCCCGGTCAGCATCAGCAACGCCTACCCGCAACCGGCCAAGGAAGTCATCATCAGCTTTTATCAAAAGCAGTTCGGCTCCGAACAGCAATTGGCCAAGGCCAGAACGCCATTCGTCGTCTCCGAGCAAACCCGGCAATTCGCTGCGGCGGAATTCGGCGCCGACTACAAGGCCAGTTATAAGATTCTGAACAGCGAATTGAAAAAACTGGGCGTCAAGGTGCCCACGTTGTACAAGCAATATGTCGAGCTATGCACCGACAAGGGCTGTCATTTCATCGACTTCAACATCGACCCGGATTTCAACAACTGCATCGACAGCCTGATAATGGTCGAACTGGACAAGATTACCGAGAAAAAACGCCAGCGCTATATCGAGCGCGACCTGGCGGCTTGA
- a CDS encoding J domain-containing protein — MKNPYEILGVSKGANDAAIKQAYLHQVKQFPPERDSEKFQLINQAYAAIKDHKSRLRQELFDLPTADFDLLLNQALKTPTNIQISPEQFKQLLSAGLDDANLLNALADPDQR, encoded by the coding sequence ATGAAAAATCCCTATGAAATCCTTGGCGTCTCTAAAGGCGCCAACGATGCCGCAATTAAACAGGCCTATTTGCATCAGGTTAAACAATTTCCTCCGGAACGCGATTCGGAAAAGTTTCAGCTGATCAACCAAGCCTACGCCGCGATCAAAGACCATAAAAGCAGACTGCGGCAGGAATTATTCGATCTGCCGACCGCCGACTTCGATCTGCTTTTAAATCAGGCGTTGAAAACACCCACGAACATTCAAATCAGCCCGGAGCAATTCAAACAGCTGTTAAGCGCTGGCTTGGATGATGCCAACCTGCTGAACGCCCTTGCCGACCCCGACCAACGATGA